In one window of Micromonospora cathayae DNA:
- a CDS encoding hemerythrin domain-containing protein, whose translation MSSQPTVGLPPGHLTMRLAHRAMQRDLDRIATTADALSATPDPARAAALTDYADRILQIIEHHHEGEDEFFWPMLRERGAGEDVLTLMTDEHAELLGHLTDVHGRLPALATGPASGWAEFGAAVRRLRDSLAHHCADEERELTERLAPALDASVWSRFERNMLRTAPKWTLGFMPPWLDSVAEPEERAGVPAKPVAKLMAGSLRRRRQRAFGD comes from the coding sequence ATGTCCAGTCAACCCACCGTCGGTCTTCCTCCCGGGCACCTCACGATGCGGCTCGCGCACCGGGCGATGCAGCGCGACCTGGACCGCATCGCGACCACCGCCGACGCCCTGTCCGCCACCCCGGATCCGGCCCGCGCGGCGGCGCTGACCGACTACGCCGACCGGATCCTCCAGATCATCGAGCACCACCACGAGGGTGAGGACGAGTTCTTCTGGCCGATGCTGCGCGAGCGGGGGGCCGGCGAGGACGTGCTGACCCTGATGACCGACGAGCACGCCGAACTGCTCGGCCACCTCACCGACGTGCACGGCCGGCTGCCCGCGCTGGCCACCGGCCCGGCCAGCGGCTGGGCCGAGTTCGGCGCGGCGGTACGGCGGCTGCGTGACTCGCTGGCCCACCACTGCGCCGACGAGGAGCGCGAGCTCACCGAGCGACTCGCCCCGGCGCTGGACGCGTCGGTGTGGAGCCGCTTCGAGCGCAACATGCTCCGGACCGCTCCCAAGTGGACGCTCGGCTTCATGCCGCCCTGGCTGGACTCGGTCGCCGAGCCGGAGGAACGGGCGGGCGTGCCGGCCAAGCCGGTGGCCAAGCTGATGGCCGGCTCGCTGCGCCGCCGTCGGCAGCGCGCCTTCGGCGACTGA
- a CDS encoding MFS transporter yields the protein MVQAAVPEGDQMLSRGRVALLLAITCGAQLLVIFDETVVNLALPSIRTDLEFSTSSLAWVVDAYMLLFGGFLLLGGRGADLFGRQRMFLVGLTVFVGASLAGGLAQSDEALIIARGVQGFGAALLSPAALSILVSAFTHADQRGKALGVWGGLSGIAGTTGVLLGGLITDTIGWRWVFFINVPVGALLFALTVAGLRGRSADIETVGGPRRLDGFGAATITGGLLLLVYTMLNTSHRDWSDPLTIGGLAGAALLIGLFVWWEGRAPEPLLRLGILANRQIAVANILTVLAASALYGTFFFLSLYMQVINGWSPIRAGLSWAPLGLTMAVFAGAAMQLTPKLGTRNLIMVGLALVGVGQLLLLRSTVGGSYVSELLPTLLLSGAGFGLALVPLVVAAVSGVAREESGIASGLMNTSQQVGGAVGLAVLVTVANEALSGKISEGVAQGSALLDGLHAAFLVAAILTAVAVLVTFVLPNNRAKVDMAAIHGG from the coding sequence ATGGTGCAAGCCGCCGTGCCCGAGGGGGACCAGATGCTGAGCCGGGGCCGGGTCGCCCTGCTGCTCGCCATCACCTGCGGTGCCCAACTGCTCGTCATCTTCGACGAGACGGTGGTCAACCTGGCTCTGCCGTCGATCCGGACCGACCTGGAGTTCAGCACCTCCTCGCTGGCCTGGGTGGTCGACGCGTACATGCTGCTCTTCGGTGGCTTCCTGCTGCTCGGTGGCCGCGGCGCCGATCTGTTCGGCCGGCAGCGGATGTTCCTCGTCGGTCTGACCGTCTTCGTCGGCGCGTCGCTGGCCGGCGGGCTCGCCCAGTCCGACGAGGCCCTGATCATCGCCCGGGGCGTGCAGGGCTTCGGCGCGGCGCTGCTCAGCCCGGCCGCGCTGAGCATCCTGGTCAGCGCCTTCACCCACGCCGACCAGCGCGGCAAGGCCCTCGGCGTGTGGGGTGGCCTGTCCGGCATCGCCGGGACCACCGGCGTGCTGCTGGGCGGCCTGATCACCGACACCATCGGCTGGCGGTGGGTGTTCTTCATCAACGTGCCGGTGGGCGCGCTGCTGTTCGCCCTGACCGTGGCCGGCCTGCGGGGCCGCAGCGCCGACATCGAGACGGTCGGCGGCCCGCGCCGGCTGGACGGCTTCGGCGCGGCCACCATCACCGGTGGTCTGCTGCTGCTGGTCTACACCATGCTGAACACCTCGCACCGGGACTGGAGCGACCCGCTGACCATCGGCGGCCTGGCCGGCGCGGCCCTGCTGATCGGTCTCTTCGTCTGGTGGGAGGGCCGCGCCCCGGAGCCGTTGCTGCGGCTGGGCATCCTGGCGAACCGGCAGATCGCGGTCGCCAACATCCTCACCGTGCTGGCCGCCTCGGCGCTGTACGGGACGTTCTTCTTCCTCAGCCTCTACATGCAGGTGATCAACGGCTGGTCGCCGATCCGGGCCGGGCTGTCCTGGGCGCCGCTGGGCCTGACCATGGCGGTCTTCGCCGGGGCGGCCATGCAGCTCACCCCGAAGCTGGGCACCCGGAACCTGATCATGGTCGGTCTGGCGCTGGTCGGCGTCGGTCAGCTCCTGCTGCTGCGCAGCACCGTCGGCGGGTCGTACGTCAGTGAACTGCTGCCCACCCTGCTGCTCTCCGGCGCGGGCTTCGGGCTGGCGCTGGTGCCGCTGGTGGTGGCCGCGGTCAGCGGGGTCGCCCGGGAGGAGAGCGGCATCGCCTCCGGCCTGATGAACACCTCCCAGCAGGTCGGCGGCGCGGTCGGCCTGGCCGTCCTGGTGACCGTCGCCAACGAGGCGCTCTCCGGGAAGATCAGCGAGGGGGTGGCGCAGGGCTCGGCGCTGCTGGACGGCCTGCACGCGGCCTTCCTGGTCGCCGCGATCCTCACCGCGGTCGCCGTACTGGTGACGTTCGTGCTGCCGAACAACCGCGCCAAGGTCGACATGGCGGCCATCCACGGCGGCTGA
- a CDS encoding acyl-CoA dehydrogenase yields the protein MGHYRGNLRDLEFNLFEVFGVQDFLGAGGYPDLDTDTLRQILAEVDRLAREEVAEAFTDGDRHPPVFDPATHTAPLPPAFHKAYRAFLDAGFWRLGDLVPELGGTPSPRMLWRAIGELVMGANPAVWIYASGPPLANVLWHEGTAAQKEWARIFVEREWGSTMALTEADAGSDVGAGRTVAVPQPDGSWHLDGVKRFITSAEHDLTENIVHYVLARPVGVEGVGGPGTKGLSLFVVPKFHFDPTSGELGDRNGVYATNVEQKMGLKVSNTCELTFGQHGTPAVGWLVGDRHDGIRQMFRIIEYARMMVGTKAIATLSTGYLNALAYARERVQGADLTRMADKTAPRVRIVAHPDVRRSLMLQKAYAEGLRALLVYTGRWQDRAVLGPDAELAARVTDLLLPLVKGVGSERAYEILGHESLQTFGGSGYLADYPLEQYVRDAKIDTLYEGTTAIQSLDLVFRKIAKDQGVALMAVAGEIGEFVGAEGDDDPLAAERVALGRAVTDVQGALGAMLEWLGAAQGGEPRQLYLVGLHSRRLLLALGDLFVGWLLLTQAEIAGRALDPADGADRAAGDRPDLTSADRAFYTGKVAVARFFAREVLPRLTADRRIIQSASLDLMDVPEEAF from the coding sequence ATGGGGCACTACCGCGGCAACCTGCGGGACCTGGAGTTCAACCTCTTCGAGGTGTTCGGCGTGCAGGACTTCCTCGGCGCCGGCGGGTACCCGGACCTGGACACCGACACCCTGCGGCAGATCCTCGCCGAGGTGGACCGGCTGGCCCGGGAGGAGGTCGCGGAGGCGTTCACCGATGGTGACCGGCATCCGCCGGTGTTCGACCCGGCGACGCACACCGCCCCGCTGCCCCCGGCCTTCCACAAGGCGTACCGGGCGTTCCTGGACGCCGGCTTCTGGCGGCTCGGCGACCTGGTTCCGGAGCTGGGCGGCACGCCGTCCCCCCGGATGCTGTGGCGGGCCATCGGCGAGCTGGTGATGGGCGCCAACCCGGCGGTGTGGATCTACGCCTCCGGCCCGCCGCTGGCCAACGTGCTCTGGCACGAGGGCACCGCCGCGCAGAAGGAGTGGGCGCGGATCTTCGTCGAGCGCGAGTGGGGTTCCACCATGGCGCTGACCGAGGCGGACGCCGGTTCCGACGTCGGCGCCGGCCGGACCGTGGCGGTGCCGCAGCCGGACGGCTCCTGGCACCTCGACGGGGTCAAACGGTTCATCACCTCCGCCGAACACGACCTGACCGAGAACATCGTGCACTACGTGCTGGCCCGGCCGGTCGGAGTCGAGGGCGTGGGCGGGCCCGGCACCAAGGGTCTGTCGCTGTTCGTGGTGCCGAAGTTCCACTTCGATCCGACCAGCGGCGAGCTGGGCGACCGCAACGGCGTGTACGCGACCAACGTCGAGCAGAAGATGGGGCTGAAGGTCTCCAACACCTGCGAGCTGACCTTCGGCCAGCACGGCACCCCGGCGGTCGGCTGGCTGGTGGGGGACCGGCACGACGGCATCCGCCAGATGTTCCGGATCATCGAGTACGCCCGGATGATGGTCGGCACCAAGGCCATCGCCACCCTGTCCACCGGCTACCTGAACGCGTTGGCGTACGCCCGGGAGCGGGTGCAGGGCGCCGACCTGACCCGGATGGCGGACAAGACCGCCCCCCGGGTCCGGATCGTCGCGCACCCCGACGTGCGCCGGTCGCTGATGCTCCAGAAGGCGTACGCCGAGGGGCTGCGTGCCCTGCTCGTCTACACCGGACGCTGGCAGGACCGCGCCGTGCTCGGCCCGGACGCCGAACTGGCCGCCCGGGTCACCGACCTGCTGCTGCCACTGGTCAAGGGGGTCGGCTCGGAGCGGGCGTACGAGATCCTCGGCCACGAGTCGTTGCAGACCTTCGGCGGCTCCGGCTACCTGGCCGACTACCCGCTGGAGCAGTACGTCCGGGACGCGAAGATCGACACGCTGTACGAGGGTACGACCGCGATCCAGAGCCTCGACCTGGTCTTCCGGAAGATCGCCAAGGACCAGGGCGTGGCGTTGATGGCGGTGGCCGGCGAGATCGGCGAGTTCGTCGGCGCGGAGGGCGACGACGATCCCCTCGCCGCCGAGCGGGTGGCGCTCGGGCGGGCGGTGACCGACGTGCAGGGCGCGCTCGGCGCGATGCTGGAGTGGCTGGGCGCGGCCCAGGGCGGCGAACCCCGCCAGCTCTACCTGGTCGGGCTGCACAGCCGCCGGCTGCTGCTGGCCCTCGGTGACCTGTTCGTCGGCTGGCTACTGCTGACCCAGGCCGAGATCGCGGGCCGGGCCCTCGACCCCGCCGACGGGGCCGACCGGGCGGCCGGTGACCGGCCCGACCTCACCAGCGCCGACCGGGCCTTCTACACCGGCAAGGTGGCGGTGGCCCGGTTCTTCGCCCGCGAGGTGCTGCCCCGGCTCACCGCCGACCGCAGGATCATCCAGTCGGCCTCGCTCGACCTGATGGACGTCCCCGAGGAGGCGTTCTGA
- a CDS encoding 4'-phosphopantetheinyl transferase family protein: MPVGTVWWADLGMLRPWHLRLLDDTERRRLATIVHPRSRRQSTLGAVLLRLAVARHTGASADRLRVVRACPSCPGQHGRPRLPDHPVGVSVSHSGRRVAVAVGDHAGADGWTGLGVDVERLDPGRPPADLARWCRQEAVVKATGDGLRVRVRDVTVTRSRLLGYPGRPELRGHLWDLRPGPGYRAAAALVGPPPLPPRPRIVERSAAALLTGRRRRPARGVRRARRVRLARRARCDRGFPAA, from the coding sequence GTGCCGGTCGGTACCGTCTGGTGGGCCGACCTGGGGATGCTGCGTCCCTGGCACCTCCGGCTGCTGGACGACACGGAGCGGCGGCGGCTCGCCACCATCGTCCATCCCCGGTCCCGGCGGCAGTCCACCCTGGGCGCGGTGCTGCTGCGCCTGGCGGTGGCCCGGCACACCGGGGCGTCGGCCGACCGGCTCCGGGTGGTCCGGGCCTGTCCGAGCTGCCCCGGGCAGCACGGCCGGCCCCGGCTGCCGGACCATCCGGTCGGCGTCTCCGTCTCGCACTCCGGCCGGCGGGTGGCGGTGGCGGTCGGCGACCATGCCGGGGCCGACGGGTGGACCGGCCTCGGCGTGGACGTGGAACGCCTCGACCCCGGCCGACCACCCGCCGACCTGGCTCGGTGGTGCCGGCAGGAGGCGGTGGTCAAGGCCACCGGCGACGGCCTGCGGGTACGCGTCCGCGACGTGACGGTCACCCGGTCCCGGCTGCTCGGCTACCCGGGCCGCCCCGAGCTGCGCGGACACCTGTGGGACCTGCGGCCCGGACCCGGCTACCGGGCGGCGGCGGCGCTGGTCGGCCCGCCGCCGCTGCCGCCCCGCCCCCGGATCGTCGAACGGTCGGCGGCGGCCCTGCTCACCGGCCGCCGCCGTCGCCCGGCTCGCGGGGTCCGCCGAGCCCGCCGGGTCCGCCTGGCCCGGCGAGCCCGGTGCGACCGCGGGTTTCCCGCCGCCTGA
- a CDS encoding ArsR/SmtB family transcription factor, translated as MAGEENRASRSVRLDHRQVRVLAHPLRIRLLGALRTDGPATATTLATKLDTNTGATSYHLRQLAEVGLVVEDPDQGTARQRYWRAAHDISSWEASDYDDDPDARASVEWIQNEQVRLYTGHAERWLTERATYSPQWRDAAGMSDSFLTIGPDRLRALNDEIGQLVARYRAESPDGEADARQVHLFYAALPAREDNR; from the coding sequence ATGGCAGGAGAAGAGAACAGGGCGTCGCGGTCGGTGCGGCTCGACCACCGGCAGGTCCGGGTGCTGGCCCACCCGCTGCGGATCCGGCTACTGGGCGCGCTGCGCACCGACGGCCCGGCCACCGCCACCACACTCGCCACGAAACTCGACACCAACACCGGGGCCACCAGCTACCACCTGCGGCAACTCGCCGAGGTAGGGCTGGTGGTCGAGGACCCCGACCAGGGCACCGCCCGGCAGCGGTACTGGCGCGCCGCCCACGACATCAGCAGCTGGGAGGCGTCCGACTACGACGACGACCCGGACGCCCGCGCCTCCGTCGAGTGGATCCAGAACGAGCAGGTACGGCTGTACACCGGGCACGCCGAACGGTGGCTCACCGAGCGGGCCACGTACTCCCCGCAGTGGCGGGACGCGGCCGGGATGAGCGACTCGTTCCTGACCATCGGGCCGGACCGGCTCCGGGCGCTCAACGACGAGATCGGGCAGCTCGTCGCCCGCTACCGCGCCGAGTCGCCGGACGGAGAGGCCGACGCCCGGCAGGTGCACCTGTTCTACGCCGCGCTGCCCGCCCGGGAGGACAACCGATGA
- a CDS encoding MFS transporter has protein sequence MSALTVRQVRRRYLLLHGLRWLPTGLVIPVMILLMQERGLTLTQIGLVLAAQGVVVLLLELPTGGLADALGRRPVLLVAATVNLASLALFAVADTFALLVTVWLLQGVYRALESGPLESWYVDASLAADPDAGYEKGLGLGGTVLGVTISAGALLGGGLVALGPVGPLSALTTPVVVAVGLQLVGLVALAALLVEPGTRDRAALRASVAAAPGLVGQAFGLLRRSRVLAALIAVELFWGFGMGTFEGLFPVRLAEVTGDADRAAVLLGPANSVAWLASAAGAALTPLLIRWWGAAPSAALLRIGQGLTVVGMGLFAGPVGLLVAYLACYAVHGASNPLHTGLLHRQVDGPYRTSVLSLNSMVALPAGAVGGVVLTALADATSISTAMLVGAVVLAAAAPLYLPAWRASRRAAAPDPAAAPDPAAAPAAGPSVPAPAQGSGSRPT, from the coding sequence ATGAGCGCGCTCACCGTCCGTCAGGTACGCCGCCGCTACCTGCTCCTGCACGGACTGCGCTGGCTGCCGACCGGCCTGGTCATCCCGGTGATGATCCTGCTGATGCAGGAACGCGGCCTCACCCTCACCCAGATCGGGCTCGTCCTCGCCGCCCAGGGCGTGGTGGTGCTGCTGCTGGAACTGCCCACCGGTGGGCTCGCCGACGCCCTCGGCCGCCGGCCGGTGCTGCTGGTGGCCGCCACCGTCAACCTCGCCTCGCTGGCGCTGTTCGCCGTCGCCGACACCTTCGCCCTCCTCGTGACGGTGTGGCTGCTCCAGGGGGTGTACCGGGCCCTGGAGAGCGGCCCGCTGGAGTCCTGGTACGTCGACGCCAGCCTGGCCGCCGACCCCGACGCCGGGTACGAGAAGGGGCTCGGCCTGGGCGGCACCGTCCTCGGCGTCACGATCAGCGCCGGTGCCCTCCTCGGTGGCGGGTTGGTCGCGCTCGGCCCGGTCGGGCCGCTGAGCGCGCTGACCACGCCGGTGGTGGTCGCGGTCGGGCTGCAACTGGTCGGCCTGGTGGCCCTCGCCGCGCTGCTGGTCGAACCCGGGACCCGGGACCGGGCCGCGCTGCGGGCCTCGGTCGCCGCCGCGCCCGGCCTGGTCGGGCAGGCGTTCGGGCTGCTGCGGCGGTCCCGGGTGCTGGCCGCCCTGATCGCGGTGGAACTCTTCTGGGGCTTCGGCATGGGCACCTTCGAGGGACTGTTCCCGGTCCGGCTGGCCGAGGTGACCGGCGACGCGGACCGGGCCGCGGTGCTGCTCGGACCGGCCAACTCGGTGGCCTGGCTGGCCTCGGCGGCCGGCGCCGCCCTCACCCCGCTGCTGATCCGCTGGTGGGGGGCCGCGCCCAGCGCCGCGCTGCTGCGGATCGGCCAGGGGCTGACCGTGGTCGGCATGGGACTGTTCGCCGGGCCGGTCGGCCTGCTGGTCGCCTACCTGGCCTGCTACGCCGTGCACGGCGCGTCGAACCCGCTGCACACCGGGCTGCTGCACCGGCAGGTCGACGGCCCGTACCGGACCAGCGTGCTGTCGCTGAACTCGATGGTGGCCCTGCCGGCCGGCGCGGTCGGCGGCGTGGTGCTGACCGCGCTGGCCGACGCCACCAGCATCAGCACCGCCATGCTGGTCGGCGCGGTGGTGCTGGCCGCCGCCGCGCCCCTGTACCTCCCCGCCTGGCGGGCCAGCCGCCGCGCCGCCGCTCCGGACCCCGCTGCCGCTCCGGACCCCGCCGCCGCTCCTGCGGCTGGCCCGTCGGTTCCCGCCCCGGCGCAGGGGAGTGGCTCCCGCCCCACCTGA
- a CDS encoding replication-associated recombination protein A — MESDALFTLGDPTAAPSASVGSGGVDGLGTVGADSPLPVRMRPANLDELVGQEHLLAPGAPLRQLVGGTTPMSVILWGPPGCGKTTIAHLVARATDRRFVAMSALTAGVKDVRAVIDTARRQRRSGGPPTVLFIDEVHRFSKTQQDSLLAAVEDRTVTLLAATTENPYFSVISPLLSRCVLLTLQPLTEDAVRALLRRAVTDERGLGGALTLDPEAEEHLVRLAGGDVRKALTALEAAAGSATALGLDRIDLPTAEQAVDVAAVRYDRAGDAHYDVTSAFIKSMRGSDVDAALHWLARMLVAGEDARFIARRLVIFASEDVGMADPAALSVATAAAHAVEYVGLPEAQLNLAQAVIHLATAPKSNSATSAIGAAIADVRAGRGGPVPRALRDGHYSGARGLGHGTGYRYPHDDQRGVVTQQYAPDDLVGTDYYRPSGHGAERAVAARLPLLRRIVRGRSGPTTGPEDAVPVGAGRGGPGATDVPVDDGGDDAARKGHQ, encoded by the coding sequence ATGGAGTCCGACGCCCTGTTCACGCTCGGTGATCCCACGGCTGCGCCGTCCGCGTCCGTGGGGTCCGGTGGTGTCGACGGCCTCGGCACCGTCGGCGCCGACTCGCCACTGCCGGTACGCATGCGTCCGGCCAACCTCGACGAGTTGGTCGGGCAGGAGCACCTGCTCGCCCCCGGTGCGCCGCTGCGACAGCTGGTCGGCGGTACGACGCCGATGTCGGTGATCCTGTGGGGGCCGCCCGGTTGCGGCAAGACCACCATCGCGCACCTGGTGGCCCGGGCCACCGACCGGCGTTTCGTGGCCATGTCGGCGCTCACCGCCGGGGTCAAGGACGTCCGCGCGGTGATCGACACCGCCCGTCGGCAGCGCCGGTCCGGTGGCCCGCCCACCGTGCTGTTCATCGACGAGGTGCACCGGTTCAGCAAGACCCAGCAGGACTCGCTGCTCGCCGCAGTGGAAGACCGGACGGTCACGCTGCTCGCGGCGACCACCGAGAACCCGTACTTCTCGGTGATCTCACCGCTGCTGTCCCGGTGCGTGCTGCTCACCCTCCAGCCGCTCACCGAGGACGCGGTACGGGCCCTGCTGCGCCGCGCGGTCACCGACGAACGCGGCCTCGGCGGCGCGCTCACCCTCGACCCGGAGGCCGAGGAGCACCTGGTCCGGCTGGCCGGTGGCGACGTCCGCAAGGCGCTGACCGCGTTGGAGGCGGCGGCCGGCTCCGCCACCGCGCTCGGCCTCGACCGGATCGACCTGCCCACCGCCGAGCAGGCGGTCGACGTGGCGGCGGTCCGCTACGACCGGGCCGGTGACGCCCACTACGACGTGACCAGCGCGTTCATCAAGAGCATGCGGGGTTCCGACGTCGACGCGGCACTGCACTGGCTGGCCCGGATGCTGGTCGCCGGGGAGGACGCCCGGTTCATCGCCCGCCGGCTGGTGATCTTCGCCAGCGAGGACGTCGGCATGGCCGATCCGGCCGCGCTGAGCGTGGCGACCGCCGCCGCGCACGCGGTGGAGTACGTGGGCCTGCCCGAAGCCCAGCTCAACCTCGCCCAGGCCGTGATCCACCTGGCCACCGCGCCGAAGTCCAACTCGGCGACCTCGGCGATCGGGGCGGCGATCGCCGACGTCCGGGCCGGCCGGGGCGGGCCGGTGCCCCGCGCGCTGCGCGACGGCCACTACTCCGGCGCCCGTGGGCTGGGCCACGGCACCGGCTACCGCTACCCGCACGACGACCAGCGGGGCGTGGTCACCCAGCAGTACGCCCCCGACGATCTGGTCGGCACCGACTACTACCGCCCCAGCGGGCACGGCGCGGAGCGCGCGGTGGCCGCCCGGCTGCCCCTGCTGCGCCGGATCGTGCGGGGCCGGTCGGGGCCGACGACGGGCCCGGAGGACGCCGTACCGGTCGGTGCCGGGCGGGGTGGGCCGGGCGCGACCGACGTTCCGGTGGATGATGGCGGCGACGACGCCGCCAGGAAGGGTCACCAGTGA
- a CDS encoding DUF948 domain-containing protein, which produces MELGEVAALVAAIAFAMLVLILTLPILRLRHTVDATTRMINDLNDRTAPLLGNVNATVENVNVALTQVQTSLDGVNLQLAKVDTMTGHAQNITANVANLATVVSAAAANPLVKVAAFGYGVRKAASARRHAETEREVRDTIKQQRRAAKRGNR; this is translated from the coding sequence GTGGAGCTTGGAGAGGTCGCGGCACTGGTGGCGGCGATAGCGTTCGCGATGCTGGTGCTGATCCTGACGCTGCCCATCCTGCGACTGCGGCACACGGTGGACGCCACCACCCGGATGATCAACGACCTCAACGACCGCACCGCGCCGTTGCTCGGCAACGTCAACGCCACGGTGGAGAACGTGAACGTCGCGCTGACCCAGGTGCAGACCTCGCTCGACGGGGTGAACCTCCAGCTCGCCAAGGTCGACACCATGACCGGCCACGCCCAGAACATCACCGCCAACGTGGCGAACCTGGCCACCGTGGTCTCCGCCGCCGCCGCGAACCCGCTGGTCAAGGTGGCCGCCTTCGGGTACGGCGTGCGGAAGGCGGCGTCCGCGCGCCGGCACGCCGAGACCGAGCGCGAGGTACGCGACACCATCAAGCAGCAGCGCCGCGCCGCCAAGCGCGGCAACCGCTGA